TTCTCAATTTGCTGCAAAAAAGAAGGCGTTATTTCAACGCCTTTCTTTAGATTTAGTTTTGTCAGAGTAGAGTCGGAAACCCCGATCAGAAATTGGTTTTTAACAAAAATAGAGTACCGGCTGCTATTTTTCTTTTGAACCTGAATTTCGGAAACAGGGGCCGGAAGAAGTTTGAATGCTTCTTCCGAATACCGTTGGTATTTATCCTTCTTCTTCAACGGCTTCTTTGTCTTTTTTCTTACCCTTTTCCTCCTGCACTTCCTCTAATTCTTCACCGCGGAGTTTAGCGCGAACCTGCTGCTCAATTTTATCAGCTAATTCAGGATCTTCTTCCAGGAATTGCATTGCTGCATCGGAACCCTGACCGATCGGTTCACCGCCATGACGGAACCAGCTGCCTCGCTTCTCGATGATGTCGTACTCTACGGCAAGGTCAAGAATTTCGGAAATGCGGGAAATCCCTTTTCCATACATGATATTAAATTCGACCACTTTAAAAGGAGGGGCCACTTTGTTCTTAGCTATTTTGACTTTGGTTCGGTTACCGATTACTTCGTCGCCACTTTTGATGGAGCCAATTCTGCGAATATCAATACGAACAGAAGAGTAGAATTTAAGGGCTCGACCACCGGTGGTGGTTTCCGGGTTACCAAACATTACCCCGATTTTCTCCCGAACCTGGTTAATGAAAATGCAGGACGTCCGGCTCTTGTTGATGATTCCGGTAATCTTTCTCATCGCCTGCGACATCAGCCGAGCTTGTAGCCCCATGTGAGAATCTCCCATTTCACCTTCCAGTTCGGCCCGTGGCACAAGCGCGGCTACGGAGTCAACCACAACTACATCGAGTGCGCCTGACCGAATCAAAGTTTCGGTGATTTCGAGTGCCTGTTCTCCGTTATCGGGTTGGGAGACCAATAGCTCTTCTACATTAATCCCCAGAGCTTTAGCATAGCGTGGATCAAAGGCGTGTTCAGCGTCAATAAAAGCGGCATATCCGCCGGCTTTTTGTGCTTCCGCAATTACCTGAAGGGCGAGGGTGGTTTTACCACTCGCTTCCGGCCCGTAAATTTCAGTTACACGTCCACGTGGAATTCCCTGCACCCCAAGTGCATAATCAACCATGATGGAGCCGGTGGATATTACGTCAATATCCTGAATAGCTTCAGAACCCAGCTTCATGATGGTTCCCTTGCCGTGTTGTTTTTCTATTTGCCCTACGGCAATATCGAGGGCTTTCATTCGATCGTCTTTTGACATGGTATTCGGTTTTTTGAATTTGTTTTAGGCAAATATAATGGACAACAGTGACACTTCATGTCACCTCTTTTACAACGGAATCAATATATGTTCAATATATGTGATAGACAAATTTCAGATGTACTCATTTAAAATATTTCCCCAAAAAGTTGTTTATGTGTGATATATGTTAGAGCAACTAAAAAGGAATTCCTTACAAAAAAAATTTTCAGGGTAGATTTTTTACAACAGCATTAAGCTCATTTATGGCTTCATTGATCTGAGAAGTGGATATATAGGGGGCAGGCCCAAACCGTAGAATTTCACCACGGGCATCGGTGAAGACGCCTTTTTCAAGAAGAGCAGCTCTAATTTCCCGGGCGTGGGGAGAGGTAAGTGAAAGGAATCCGCCGTTCCGTTCCAGAGGCTCTTCGTGGGTGAGGCGAATCAAGGATTGGTCAAACTGATGGGCAAGGAATTCTTCTCTTAACATTCCGACTTGGGTCAGGTATTGTTCGCGCAAAACAGTTGGAGATAATCCATGCTCCCGGAAAAAATCGACCACCCGGGCAGCTCGAAATTGGGAGGAAGGGTCATAGGTTCCGCTGGCAAAACGCTGGTTGCCGTTATCATATTCCACCGGGGCATCGGTTCGGGGTTTATCGAGAGAGCTGAACGCAGCAAACCAGCCGGTTATAGCGGGACGGTAATCGCAATCTTTAGGAAAACGAAGAAAGCAATTTGCTTCTCCCCACTGCAAATATTTGTAGCCTCCAATCAGGATAAAACAGTCCTCCAGCCCGGCTTCCCGGATAGACAGAGGAACAACATTGGTTCCGTGGTAGTCATCAATTAAAACGGGGATGTCTTTTTCTCTGGCAGCTGCAGCAATTTCGGTGAGGTGTGTATTAATAAGACAAGTCTCAAAATACACGCGGGAAAGCATGATGGCCGATGTCCGGTCATCCATTTCATCAATAATACGTTCTGCAAAACTTTCATCGGGTTCAGTTGCTACTCGAACAAACTTCAGGCCTTCTTCTTCCAGCCTGTGCAGCTGACGAAACAGCGAATGAAATTCACCATCAGTGGATATGATTTTTGGCTTATTTTTAAGATCCAGACTGCTCATCCAGCTTACGAATAGCACATGGGTGCTTTCTTCACGACAATAGAATCCTTCAGGATCATCATAAAAATCACGCAGGTAATTTCTGAGGATTTCCGTCTTTTCAAAAGCGATGTCCCATTTGTTGTCCACATGTTTAGCGCATACATCAAAATATTCGGTTTGTCCTTCCCGGGCTACATCCGGCCAGGCCTGGTGAGAGTGACCGGTAAACAAGAGGCGGTTGGCTACATCGAAGTGAGAATAATGGGGGGAAAGCTTATGGGCTAGGGTGTCAATTGCGGACATGAAAAAATATCTGTTGATTCGTTTCTGGGCCTGAAAATAAGTTTACTTTGGCTTATTGCCTAAAAAGAATCAAGCTAACACGCAGGGATGATAATTCATTCTTTCTGAGCCGAATTCCCGTCAGAAAGATATTTCATTAATCCAAAAGCCATTGCAACGACCAACATCATATAGACAATAGCTGATAGAGTATAGACAGTGGGAGTGAGGTCTATCGTTTCTGCAAAGTCATCTAAAAACAGGAAGCTTGTGATAGCCAAAACTCCAAAAAACAGGAAAGCGAGAACACCTTTTGTAGAGAGCTTTTGGGACTTTAGTTCATCTTCATATTCTTCAAAAGTAGTTTCTTTGAGAACCCAATAGCGAGCTCTTGTCCGGTCCATTAACACAAATAGTAAAGCGAAAAGGGCAACTATTACAGGAATAGAAAACCACACCGGCTCAGAACCTATGGTGCTTTCGAGGTAGTAAAAAACACCCCAGGTAATTCCAAGCAAACCCAGAATAAAGAGGGGATAGATCAGCCAGAAAGGCTTTTCGAATTGAGGGAACCCGGAATCATTTTTTTTCTGAATCAGAATGGTATCACAATGCTGACACCTGAAAAATCCCTGAAGGGCTCTTTTAAAACCAACCCCTTTCAAATAGAACGTTCCCATGAAACCCACAGGCTTTTTACCGCAATTCGGACAGTTCATGATGTACCCCTTTTTTGTTTATCAATAACTTTCGGTTGACTCGGAGCTCTTAAGCCGCATTCTGTTGTTAACTAGGATATAAGAAGTAAGCTCTATTCCGGAAGTTTCTTAAATAATGACGAATTCATAATCTTAAGAGCGATAATTAAAACGATGGCCAGGTAAGTCAGTGTACCCACAACAAAAAGTAAAGTGCTTATTGAATGATCATTTGCCCATTTACTGAGGAATCCAAAACCAAAGATGGCAAGTACTGCATAGGCCATAAACACAATCATTCCCATAACTGATTTTTTTTGAATCTGTTCCTCTTTTGCAGGATCATAGATTTCGAGTGTTATATATTTCCTCGCCAATGCTCCTCCACCCAAACTGATAGTTATACCAGCGAGAAAAAGTAAAGCCAAAGACAATGCAGGCGAAGAAATTGAGAAAATAACTTCCATATTCATAATCACCGCCCAAGTCAGGGTGAGTGTCAAAATAATGAGCGTGCTGAGAATCACGTAGAAACTGTTTTCGAAATGATAGAAACCATATTTATTCTTTTTGAAGGTTAGTTCGGTTCCGCATTTCCGGCAATTGTATTGCCCCTTTAAATTTTTCCTGAGCTCCTCTTTACCCGGAAATATAGATTCCAAAAAAGTATATGGCTGTTCTCCACAATTTGGACAAGTCATATTGTACCCTAAAATTTTACCCGATTAAACGATGGCATTAAATACTAAAAATAACTCTTTTAAATCAAGCCAGATCAGAAATTTGCCCGGATAGCCCAAAGGTCCGGGAAAATTGGATTGTTCAGTGTTTTATGCAGGTATTTGGCACCGTCCGATCCACCGGTTCCTTTCTTGGTGCCGATGGTTCGTTCCACCATTTTAACGTGCCGGTAGCGCCACTCCTGTAGTCCTTCATCATAATCCACAAACAGCTCTGCAATCACAGCCGCTTCCGGATCATTTTTCATAGCTTCAACCAACATCTCCTGAATCTCTTCGGAAGGCTCATGAACCAATCCCTTTTCGTTTTCGCGTTCGGGATGGATGTTATATCCCCGCGTTCTCAGGTAGGCACAAAAACTTTCCCACAATGTGGATTCTTCCATCCGCTGCTCCAATACCTTTATATGATTGGGCTGATCTTTATGGGCTTCTTTCATTAAGGGGAAGCGGAGTCCGCAAACGATTTCCATTTCCCGGAACTGCAGGGATTGAAACCCGCTCGACTGACCCAGGAATTTTCGAAAGCTATTGAATTCAAGAGGGGTCATGGTTTCCAGGATATCAATTTGGGAGACCATGGTTTTTAGTATGGTAAGAACCCGCCGCATGGTTTTAAGAGAAGCCCAGGTGTTTCCGTCTTCTAGGTTTTTGCGGAGCTTCCCAAATTCATGCAATATCTGCTTGAACCACAACTCATAGGTTTGATGGATAATGATGAACAGGGTTTCATCATGTTCAGGTGGGTTTGATTTAAGCTGCTGTAGTTCAAGCAGTTCGTCGATTTTCAGGTAGTTGGTATATGTAAGGCTCATAGCACAATTTTGATTGAGCCGAATTATAGCGAGATCGTCGGATTGATGCTAAAACTCAATTTGGATGATAGAGATGATAAAATTGGTGATTAATTTCATTAAGAATAGTTGAGATATTTTGAAATCGGGGATCTGTTTTAGCAACGCGCGCTCAAAATTTATCGACAAAAGATTTAAAAAATGTTACTTGGTATGGTTTTGAGAATATTTTCTGGGTTGAGAGCCTTGGCACTATAATAAATTTTCGATCTCAAATCGGCGCACAACAAATAGGGGGAAGGGCGTAAGTTTGACAGCTCATCCAAACCTTTTATCGATTACTGAGTGTTAAATAACGGGTTTTCGGTGAAAATTTTTTTCATGGCAAGTCAGTTAAAATTCATATAGTTAAAGCATAAGCAGGAATTAGAAGTTCCATACAAGAAAATTTTTTATAAGGGTGGCAGGGGTATCTGGGATATAAGTAAGAGAGAGAAGTAAACAAATGAAGCGGTTTTAGGGCAAAGGAATTAACGAAATTCAGTGAGTTTCTCCGTTTGCTAAAAAACCTTCAACAAAAGTTTATTTCTTAATTGGAATTTTATACTATGCGGTTTCAGTCAACACTGAAAAATCCTGTTTGGGATTTCTACTGTTAAAAAAATTTTTCAGTCTATGGATGTTAAAAAGCTACTATCATTCTTCTTCTTTTTGCTTATCTCTCAATCCCTTCTTGCGCAAACCGGTAAAATAACCGGATTTGTAACCGACACGGAAGGGGAACCGCTTCCGGGGGTGAACGTAATTATTGAAGGAACAACTCAGGGAACAGCAACTCAACCGGATGGATATTTTCAAATCTTAAACGTGAAGCCCGGTACATATACCCTTAGAGCTTCTTTTGTGGGATTTACTCCGGTTGTTATTGAAGAGGTGGAAGTAAACATCAACCTGACTACCGAGATTGATATCGAAATGTCGGAACAAACATTTGAAGGGGAAGAAGTTGTGGTTGTGGCTGAACAACCTGTCGTGAAGAAAGATGTTTCCTCTAGCCAGGCTAATATCAGTAAAGAAAATATAGATGCGCTTCCGGTAGCCAGTGTAACTGATGTGGTTGGTCTGCAAGCCGGTGTTGAAGGCTTAAGCGTTCGGGGTAGTGGCTCTGATGAGATTTCGTTCAACCTGAATGGATTTACTCTTCGTTCCGGGCGAGATAACAGTCCCTTTACCGGAGTAAGTGTTACTTCAGTTGAAAATGTACAGCTGCAAACCGGTGGTTTTAATGCTGAATACGGTAACCTCAGGTCCGGTTTGATTAACGTAACCAGTAAAGAAGGTAATCCCGATCGTTATACGGTAGATGGACTGATTCGTATTACTCCTCCACAAAAGAAAAATGTAGGGCAGGATATAAATAGTCCTAATTCATACTGGCTTCGTCCTTATATGGATGATGAAGTGGCCTGGACCGGTACGGACAATGGAGCCTGGGACCGATACACCCAGCAGAATTACCCATCATTTATCGGGTGGAATGCTTTTTC
The nucleotide sequence above comes from Gracilimonas sp.. Encoded proteins:
- the recA gene encoding recombinase RecA produces the protein MSKDDRMKALDIAVGQIEKQHGKGTIMKLGSEAIQDIDVISTGSIMVDYALGVQGIPRGRVTEIYGPEASGKTTLALQVIAEAQKAGGYAAFIDAEHAFDPRYAKALGINVEELLVSQPDNGEQALEITETLIRSGALDVVVVDSVAALVPRAELEGEMGDSHMGLQARLMSQAMRKITGIINKSRTSCIFINQVREKIGVMFGNPETTTGGRALKFYSSVRIDIRRIGSIKSGDEVIGNRTKVKIAKNKVAPPFKVVEFNIMYGKGISRISEILDLAVEYDIIEKRGSWFRHGGEPIGQGSDAAMQFLEEDPELADKIEQQVRAKLRGEELEEVQEEKGKKKDKEAVEEEG
- a CDS encoding tryptophan 2,3-dioxygenase family protein, whose translation is MSLTYTNYLKIDELLELQQLKSNPPEHDETLFIIIHQTYELWFKQILHEFGKLRKNLEDGNTWASLKTMRRVLTILKTMVSQIDILETMTPLEFNSFRKFLGQSSGFQSLQFREMEIVCGLRFPLMKEAHKDQPNHIKVLEQRMEESTLWESFCAYLRTRGYNIHPERENEKGLVHEPSEEIQEMLVEAMKNDPEAAVIAELFVDYDEGLQEWRYRHVKMVERTIGTKKGTGGSDGAKYLHKTLNNPIFPDLWAIRANF